GGGATGCCCGGCCTGAACGGCCTGGACGCGGCGCGCGAGATCATGCAGAGCAGCGCGGGCACCAAGGTCGTCATCCTGACGCAGCATGCAGAGGAGCCGTACATCCTCGAGGCCCTGCGGGCCGGCGTTCATGGTTACGTCCTGAAGAGCCAGTCGGTTTCGGACGTGGTCCAGGCGATCAGGGACGTCACCCGCGGCAAGCTCTACGTCAGTCCGGCCATCTCGGAGGTGGTTGTCTCGGCCTATCGCGGTCAGACGAGGCTCCCCGCGGACCTTCTCACCACGAGAGAGCGGGAGGTCCTGCAGCTCGTCGCCGAGGGCAAATCGACGAAACAGATCGCCGAGCTCCTCGGAATCGCCCAGAAGACCGCCGAGTCGCATCGCAGTCACCTGATGGTCAAGCTCGGCATCCACCAGGTCGCAGGCCTCGTGCGCTACGCGGTCCGGCGCGGCCTGGTCCAGCCCTGAGATCCGCCCCCCGCGACGGCGGCGTCGAATCCGGGATCTCCCGACTTTCTTTGAGGAGTTCCCCTATTGCCCCGCTCCTCCGCAGGAGGTACGAATCGTTGTGACAGTCTGGAGCTCCGCCCGAGGGCGGGTTTCCGGGGGGCGCCATGACGACGATGACGGAGCGGACCGAAAGAAGGGTGCAGCCGGCCTGGCGTGTCCTCTGGACACAGAGCCACTGCGAGCAGCTGGTGCACGACCAGCTGAGAGTGCGGGGCTTCGAGAGCTTCCTGCCGAAGATCAATGTCTGGTCGAGGCGGGCGGGAAGGCGTCATCTGATCCGGCGCCCGATGTTCCCCGGGTACCTGTTCCTGCACAACACCCTGGACAAGCAGGCCTACATCGAGGTGCGCAAGGCGCGCGGCCTGGTGGCGATCCTGGGAGAGTCGTGGGAAAGACTGGCGACGGTACCCGACTCCGAGATCGCCTCGGTCCTGGCGCTGTCGCAATCCGATCTGCCCTCGATGCCCTATCCCTTCCTGAAGGCGGGGATGCGCGTGCGCATCGCCAGCGGGCCGCTGGCGGGGGTCGAGGGGATCCTCGAGCGCCGCAAGGCGGACAAGGGG
The genomic region above belongs to Candidatus Dormiibacterota bacterium and contains:
- a CDS encoding response regulator transcription factor; this encodes MADDHPVVRQGLKSLLTREGFSVVGEAADGREALRQVEALHPEVALLDLGMPGLNGLDAAREIMQSSAGTKVVILTQHAEEPYILEALRAGVHGYVLKSQSVSDVVQAIRDVTRGKLYVSPAISEVVVSAYRGQTRLPADLLTTREREVLQLVAEGKSTKQIAELLGIAQKTAESHRSHLMVKLGIHQVAGLVRYAVRRGLVQP
- a CDS encoding transcription termination/antitermination NusG family protein; its protein translation is MTTMTERTERRVQPAWRVLWTQSHCEQLVHDQLRVRGFESFLPKINVWSRRAGRRHLIRRPMFPGYLFLHNTLDKQAYIEVRKARGLVAILGESWERLATVPDSEIASVLALSQSDLPSMPYPFLKAGMRVRIASGPLAGVEGILERRKADKGFLVLSVDLLSSSVAVEVDCTSVVPA